The following are encoded together in the Streptomyces sp. NBC_01465 genome:
- a CDS encoding ATP-binding protein: MGTNGSTVLESLEPLRQGLPPIDPAAVSSSASCALPTRYEAVRGARQFTKSTLASWELSDRFDDVALVVSELVTNALRHALPADTPREDGNEPPVRLHLMRWTSRLVCAVRDPSHASPEPREPQDLENCAAESGRGLFLVESFADSWGWHPLAGTLRGKVVWALFRLQAEG; the protein is encoded by the coding sequence ATGGGGACGAATGGATCGACCGTGCTCGAGTCGTTGGAGCCTTTAAGACAGGGCCTTCCCCCCATCGACCCCGCAGCCGTCTCCAGCTCCGCCTCGTGCGCGCTGCCCACCCGTTACGAGGCCGTCCGCGGGGCGAGACAGTTCACCAAGTCGACGCTGGCGTCATGGGAGTTGAGCGACCGTTTCGACGATGTCGCCCTGGTCGTCTCCGAGTTGGTCACCAACGCGCTGCGCCACGCCCTGCCCGCCGACACTCCGCGCGAGGACGGGAACGAGCCGCCGGTGCGGCTGCATCTGATGCGGTGGACCTCACGGCTGGTGTGCGCGGTGCGCGACCCCAGTCATGCGTCGCCCGAGCCGCGGGAGCCGCAGGACCTGGAGAACTGCGCGGCCGAGTCCGGGCGCGGGCTCTTCCTGGTGGAGTCCTTCGCGGACAGCTGGGGCTGGCACCCGCTCGCCGGGACCCTGCGCGGCAAGGTGGTCTGGGCGCTGTTCCGGCTGCAGGCCGAAGGCTGA
- a CDS encoding ABC transporter ATP-binding protein, whose product MDTTAVRLTAVRRVYRDVAALDGVDLDFRTGTFTAVMGPSGSGKSTLLQCAAGLDRPTSGVVEVGGTPLTGLSERRLTLLRRERIGFVFQAYNLMPSLTAAQNVALPLRLAGRKPSKAEIGEALGRVGLEGRAGHRPAELSGGQQQRVALARALVTRPTVLFGDEPTGALDTTTSAEVMSMLRELVDRDGQTIVMVTHDPAAAEYADRVVRLVDGRVASC is encoded by the coding sequence ATGGACACAACTGCCGTACGGCTCACCGCCGTCCGTCGCGTCTACCGCGACGTAGCTGCCCTCGACGGGGTCGATCTCGACTTCCGGACCGGGACCTTCACCGCTGTCATGGGGCCCTCCGGGTCCGGGAAGTCGACGCTGCTGCAGTGCGCGGCGGGGCTCGACCGGCCGACCTCCGGGGTGGTGGAGGTCGGCGGGACGCCGCTGACCGGGCTGAGCGAGCGGCGGCTGACGCTGCTGCGCCGCGAGCGGATCGGCTTCGTCTTCCAGGCGTACAACCTGATGCCGTCGCTCACCGCCGCGCAGAACGTGGCCCTGCCGCTGAGGCTGGCGGGGCGGAAGCCGTCGAAGGCGGAGATAGGGGAGGCGCTGGGACGGGTGGGTCTGGAGGGACGGGCGGGGCACCGGCCGGCGGAGTTGTCGGGCGGGCAGCAGCAGCGGGTCGCGCTCGCGCGGGCGCTCGTGACGCGGCCGACGGTGCTGTTCGGGGACGAGCCGACGGGGGCGCTGGACACCACGACGAGCGCCGAAGTGATGTCCATGCTGCGGGAGTTGGTGGACCGGGACGGTCAGACGATCGTGATGGTCACGCACGACCCGGCGGCCGCCGAGTACGCGGACCGCGTGGTGCGCCTGGTCGACGGGCGGGTGGCGTCGTGCTGA
- a CDS encoding aldehyde dehydrogenase family protein, with product MSFFSDLDRQYIDGEWKPGSGSWDIIDFNPYDDTKLASITVATVDEVDQAYRAAERAQVAWADTNPYARRAVFERALALVEEREGEISDAIVAELGGTRLKAAFEIHLSKEFLREAIQLSLRPEGRIIPSPVDGKENRVYRVPVGVVGVISPFNFPFLLSLKSVAPALALGNGVVLKPHQNTPICGGTLVAKLFEDAGLPGGLLNVVVTDIAEIGDALLIHPVPKVISFTGSDKVGQHVATVCAAHFKHSVLELGGNSALIVLDDADVDYAVDAAVFSRYVHQGQVCMAANRILIDRSVEAEFTEKFVAKVRTLKTGDPADPTTHIGPLINNSQAESVSSVVEQAVAAGATALLHGTTEGNLVAPSVLTDLPAGSPVLHQEIFGPVALLIPFDGEEEAVRIANDTPYGLSGAVHTGDIERGVRLAKRIRTGMIHINDGTVHDEPIVPFGGEKRSGLGRLNGDSMADAFTTQQWISIQHGRSGFPF from the coding sequence ATGTCCTTCTTCAGCGACCTGGACCGCCAGTACATCGACGGTGAGTGGAAGCCCGGCAGCGGCTCCTGGGACATCATCGACTTCAATCCGTACGACGACACCAAGCTGGCGTCGATCACCGTGGCCACCGTCGACGAGGTGGACCAGGCCTATCGCGCCGCCGAGCGCGCCCAGGTCGCCTGGGCCGACACCAACCCCTATGCGCGCCGCGCCGTGTTCGAGCGCGCCCTCGCCCTCGTCGAGGAGCGCGAGGGCGAGATATCCGACGCGATCGTCGCCGAACTCGGCGGCACCCGGCTGAAGGCCGCCTTCGAGATCCACCTCTCCAAGGAGTTCCTGCGCGAGGCGATCCAGCTGTCGCTGCGCCCCGAGGGCCGCATCATCCCCTCGCCGGTCGACGGCAAGGAGAACCGCGTCTACCGCGTCCCGGTCGGCGTCGTGGGCGTCATCAGCCCCTTCAACTTCCCCTTCCTCCTCTCCCTGAAGTCGGTCGCCCCGGCGCTCGCGCTGGGCAACGGCGTGGTCCTCAAGCCGCACCAGAACACCCCCATATGCGGCGGCACCCTGGTCGCGAAGCTCTTCGAGGACGCGGGCCTGCCCGGCGGACTGCTGAACGTCGTGGTCACCGACATCGCCGAGATCGGCGACGCGCTCCTCATCCACCCGGTCCCGAAGGTCATCTCCTTCACCGGCTCCGACAAGGTCGGCCAGCACGTCGCCACCGTCTGCGCCGCGCACTTCAAGCACTCCGTCCTGGAGCTCGGCGGCAACAGCGCGCTGATCGTCCTGGACGACGCGGACGTCGACTACGCCGTCGACGCGGCGGTCTTCAGCCGTTACGTGCACCAGGGCCAGGTCTGCATGGCCGCCAACCGCATCCTGATCGACCGCTCGGTCGAGGCGGAGTTCACGGAGAAGTTCGTCGCCAAGGTCAGGACCCTCAAGACCGGCGACCCGGCGGACCCCACGACGCACATCGGCCCGCTGATCAACAACTCCCAGGCGGAGTCGGTCAGTTCGGTCGTCGAGCAGGCCGTGGCGGCGGGCGCGACGGCGCTGCTGCACGGCACCACCGAGGGCAACCTGGTGGCTCCTTCCGTACTGACGGACCTGCCGGCCGGCTCCCCGGTCCTCCACCAGGAGATCTTCGGCCCGGTGGCGCTGCTAATCCCCTTCGACGGCGAGGAGGAGGCGGTACGGATCGCCAACGACACTCCGTACGGACTGAGCGGCGCGGTGCACACCGGCGACATCGAGCGCGGCGTACGCCTCGCGAAGCGCATCCGCACCGGGATGATCCACATCAATGACGGCACCGTCCACGACGAGCCGATCGTCCCCTTCGGCGGCGAGAAGCGCTCGGGCCTCGGACGCCTCAACGGCGACTCGATGGCGGACGCCTTCACCACCCAGCAGTGGATCTCCATCCAGCACGGCCGCAGCGGATTCCCGTTCTAG
- a CDS encoding FUSC family protein, with protein sequence MSWLRALKEAGRSGLKIERRRLEPLIAVRAAVGLALVIALALAISTPAAAASSAFGAYSAAIATFQRSWRPRPVLALVSGASLAVSTFVGYLVGTQGALFIVLLAVWTFLAGLAWAAGPTAGIIASSNVAIMLVTVTLPTSVANAAAHAGMIALGGLVQAALIVLFPVRRWGAQRDALADALAAEADYARRLRQDPHAPFDAIPFMTARSAAAVSARQARRRPAELHGTRGLAERIRPVLASLADPSVGAPAEGPERDRAREILAAAASVLDASAHAIRHGKPMVVPAPALATLRTPDTGAILTGPAHRSAVRLIALLRDVVETARGAGTTTDQPEPDEPAAPLLRPSLTRLLPVAARAMRREATRPDSPIHRHALRVAVVATVGYLLGEVLPLGHGYWAPMAAVMIMRPDFSQTYSRAIARFGGTLVGVALATAVVQLAHPGLYLSAGLAVLCAGLMYLLMRTGYAVSQVFVAAYVVFLLGMGGLQWTQTVPDRVILTLVGGLLAMISYAVYPAWETPRLRTRLADWLIAVGRYSAEVVSHYADPAGARRSDVRQSLLAVRAADAAWHEALARAANEPVRHRGLSRAAADDAAHALDRLGRVSMLMEAHLPERSTTPVPAAEALSDALRDSTEKAARAVRDRRVPQWDEVRDALAAWDGEGVPDRVVRKGAGLVLESLEEFSEALDDEGPRPA encoded by the coding sequence ATGAGCTGGCTCCGCGCGCTGAAGGAGGCCGGGCGCTCGGGGCTCAAGATCGAGCGGCGGCGCCTGGAGCCCCTCATCGCCGTCCGCGCCGCCGTCGGCCTCGCCCTCGTCATCGCGCTGGCCCTCGCCATCTCCACCCCGGCCGCCGCCGCCAGCTCCGCCTTCGGTGCGTACTCCGCCGCCATCGCCACCTTCCAGCGCAGCTGGCGGCCCCGCCCCGTCCTCGCCCTCGTCTCCGGCGCCAGCCTCGCCGTCTCGACGTTCGTCGGGTATCTCGTCGGCACCCAGGGCGCCCTGTTCATCGTGCTGCTCGCCGTCTGGACCTTCCTCGCCGGTCTCGCCTGGGCCGCCGGCCCCACCGCCGGCATCATCGCCTCCTCCAACGTGGCGATCATGCTCGTCACGGTCACCCTCCCCACCTCCGTCGCGAACGCCGCCGCCCACGCCGGGATGATCGCCCTCGGAGGCCTGGTCCAGGCCGCGCTGATCGTGCTCTTCCCCGTACGCAGATGGGGCGCCCAGCGCGACGCCCTCGCCGACGCCCTGGCCGCCGAGGCCGACTACGCCCGCCGCCTCCGCCAGGACCCGCACGCCCCCTTCGACGCGATCCCCTTCATGACGGCCCGCAGCGCCGCCGCCGTCAGCGCGCGCCAGGCCCGCCGCCGCCCCGCCGAACTGCACGGCACCCGCGGCCTCGCCGAGCGCATCCGGCCCGTGCTCGCCTCCCTCGCCGACCCCTCCGTCGGCGCCCCCGCCGAGGGCCCCGAACGCGACCGGGCCCGCGAGATCCTGGCCGCGGCAGCCTCCGTACTGGACGCCTCGGCCCACGCCATCCGCCACGGCAAGCCCATGGTGGTCCCGGCCCCCGCCCTCGCGACCCTCCGCACCCCCGACACCGGGGCGATCCTCACAGGCCCCGCCCACCGCTCGGCCGTACGCCTGATCGCCCTGCTCAGGGACGTCGTCGAGACGGCCAGGGGCGCGGGCACCACAACGGACCAACCCGAACCCGACGAGCCCGCCGCCCCGCTCCTCCGCCCCAGCCTCACCCGCCTCCTCCCCGTTGCCGCCCGCGCGATGCGCCGCGAGGCGACCCGCCCCGACTCCCCGATCCACCGCCACGCACTGCGCGTCGCGGTCGTCGCCACCGTCGGCTATCTGCTCGGCGAGGTCCTCCCGCTCGGCCACGGCTACTGGGCCCCGATGGCCGCCGTCATGATCATGCGCCCGGACTTCTCGCAGACGTACAGCCGCGCGATCGCCCGCTTCGGCGGCACCCTCGTCGGCGTCGCCCTGGCCACCGCGGTCGTGCAGCTGGCCCACCCGGGCCTCTATCTCTCCGCCGGCCTCGCGGTCCTCTGCGCGGGCCTGATGTACCTGCTGATGCGCACCGGGTACGCCGTCTCCCAGGTCTTCGTCGCCGCGTACGTCGTCTTCCTGCTCGGCATGGGCGGCCTCCAGTGGACCCAGACCGTCCCGGACCGCGTCATCCTGACCCTCGTCGGCGGGCTGCTCGCGATGATCTCGTACGCCGTCTACCCGGCCTGGGAGACCCCGCGCCTGCGCACCCGTCTCGCCGACTGGCTGATCGCGGTGGGCCGTTACTCCGCCGAGGTCGTCTCGCACTATGCGGACCCGGCGGGCGCCCGCCGCTCCGACGTACGGCAGTCCCTGCTCGCGGTACGCGCGGCCGACGCCGCCTGGCACGAGGCGCTCGCCCGTGCGGCGAACGAGCCCGTACGCCACCGGGGCCTCTCCCGCGCCGCCGCCGACGACGCCGCCCACGCCCTGGACCGCCTCGGCCGCGTCTCCATGCTGATGGAGGCCCACCTGCCCGAGCGCTCCACGACCCCGGTCCCGGCCGCCGAGGCCCTCTCCGACGCGCTGCGCGACTCCACCGAGAAGGCCGCGCGGGCGGTACGGGACCGACGCGTCCCCCAGTGGGACGAAGTGCGCGACGCCCTCGCCGCCTGGGACGGCGAGGGCGTGCCCGACCGGGTGGTACGGAAGGGAGCGGGCCTGGTCCTGGAGTCCCTGGAGGAGTTCTCCGAGGCCCTGGACGACGAAGGCCCGCGCCCCGCCTAG
- a CDS encoding helix-turn-helix domain-containing protein gives MSTGENGSVVRRILLGSQLRRLRESRGVTREAAGYSIRASESKISRMELGRVSFKSRDVEDLLTLYGVTDDAEREPLLGLLREANMSGWWHSYGDVLPGWFQTYVGLESAASLIRIFEVQFVHGLLQTEAYAHAVVARGNPDASPASVDRRVALRLERQKVLVDERGPKFHAVLDEASLHRAPTGDRALMQGQLRHLLDVSEMSNVTLQVMPFSAGWHAGESGSFAMLRFLESDLSDLVYLEQLTSALYLDKSEDVAQYERAFEKIQRDCATPAQSRDLLKGLLQLP, from the coding sequence GTGTCGACCGGAGAGAACGGTTCCGTCGTACGGCGCATCCTGCTGGGATCTCAGCTCCGGCGGCTGCGGGAGTCGCGAGGCGTCACCCGCGAGGCGGCCGGCTATTCGATCCGCGCGTCCGAATCCAAGATCAGTCGCATGGAGTTGGGACGGGTGAGCTTCAAGTCCAGGGACGTCGAGGATCTGCTCACGCTGTACGGCGTCACCGACGACGCCGAACGCGAGCCGCTGCTCGGCCTTCTCCGGGAGGCCAACATGTCCGGCTGGTGGCACAGTTACGGCGACGTCCTGCCCGGCTGGTTCCAGACGTACGTCGGTCTGGAGAGCGCCGCCTCCCTCATCCGCATCTTCGAAGTGCAGTTCGTCCACGGCCTGTTGCAGACCGAGGCGTACGCACACGCGGTCGTCGCCCGCGGCAACCCCGACGCCTCACCGGCCTCCGTCGACCGCAGGGTCGCCCTGCGCCTGGAGCGCCAGAAGGTCCTCGTCGACGAGCGCGGCCCGAAGTTCCACGCCGTACTCGACGAAGCGTCCCTGCACCGCGCGCCCACGGGCGACCGGGCCCTGATGCAGGGCCAGTTGAGGCATCTCCTGGACGTCTCCGAGATGTCCAACGTGACGCTCCAGGTGATGCCGTTCTCCGCCGGCTGGCACGCGGGCGAGAGCGGATCCTTCGCCATGCTGCGCTTCCTGGAGTCGGACCTCTCCGATCTCGTCTATCTGGAGCAGCTCACCAGCGCCCTCTACCTCGACAAGAGCGAGGACGTCGCCCAGTACGAGCGGGCGTTCGAGAAGATACAGCGCGACTGCGCGACCCCCGCACAGAGCAGGGACCTCCTCAAGGGACTCCTTCAACTCCCCTGA
- a CDS encoding DUF397 domain-containing protein has product MHHAYNGMAATELHGVVWQKSEHSNSQGSCVEFARLPGGDVAVRNSRHPEGPALIYTPAEIESMLIGAKAGEFDHLISEA; this is encoded by the coding sequence GTGCACCACGCGTACAACGGCATGGCGGCAACGGAGCTTCACGGGGTCGTCTGGCAGAAGTCGGAGCACAGCAACTCACAGGGATCCTGTGTCGAGTTCGCCCGGCTCCCGGGCGGGGATGTGGCGGTACGCAACTCACGCCACCCCGAGGGACCTGCTCTGATCTACACCCCGGCCGAGATCGAGTCGATGCTCATAGGGGCCAAGGCCGGGGAGTTCGACCACCTCATATCCGAGGCGTAG
- a CDS encoding ATP-binding cassette domain-containing protein — protein sequence MIFVEGLGKRYGEKQALRGLDLNVPRGTVHAVLGPNGAGKTTAVRILSTLLRPDEGRAQIAGFDVVRQAAEVRARIGLLGQSAAVDEELGGRQNLEMFGRLHHLGARRAGARADELLDRFGLADTGRKAVKQYSGGMRRRLDLAASLITDPEVLFLDEPTTGLDPRGRTEVWDAVRSLVGGGTTVLLTTQYLEEADQLADRISVFGSGRVIAEGTADALKSDLGGDRIDIVLRDVSQLAAAAAALWLDDVTTDTDRRLLSAPVKDRMAALTDAVRALHAAGIEAEDMAIRRPTLDEVFLHLTKEHA from the coding sequence TTGATCTTCGTCGAGGGACTCGGCAAGAGGTACGGAGAGAAGCAGGCCCTGCGGGGCCTGGACCTGAACGTCCCGCGCGGCACGGTGCACGCCGTGCTCGGCCCCAACGGCGCGGGCAAGACCACGGCCGTCCGCATCCTGTCGACCCTGCTCCGCCCCGACGAGGGCAGGGCGCAGATCGCGGGCTTCGACGTCGTACGGCAGGCGGCCGAGGTCCGCGCCCGCATCGGCCTCCTCGGGCAGAGCGCGGCGGTGGACGAGGAGCTCGGGGGCCGGCAGAACCTGGAGATGTTCGGCCGCCTCCACCACCTGGGCGCCCGGCGCGCGGGGGCCAGAGCGGACGAGCTGCTCGACCGCTTCGGGCTCGCGGACACCGGACGCAAGGCGGTCAAGCAGTACAGCGGCGGGATGCGCCGCCGCCTCGACCTGGCGGCCTCGCTCATCACCGACCCGGAGGTGCTGTTCCTGGACGAGCCGACGACGGGTCTGGACCCGCGCGGCCGCACCGAGGTGTGGGACGCGGTGCGCTCGCTGGTCGGGGGCGGCACGACCGTGCTGCTGACCACGCAGTACCTGGAGGAGGCGGACCAACTGGCCGACCGCATCTCGGTGTTCGGCTCGGGGCGGGTGATCGCCGAGGGCACGGCCGACGCGCTCAAGTCGGACCTCGGAGGCGACCGCATCGACATCGTCCTGCGCGACGTGTCGCAACTCGCGGCGGCGGCGGCCGCACTGTGGCTCGACGATGTCACCACCGACACCGACCGCCGGCTGCTGAGCGCCCCGGTGAAGGACCGTATGGCGGCACTGACGGACGCCGTACGAGCGCTGCACGCGGCCGGCATCGAGGCCGAGGACATGGCGATCCGCCGCCCCACCCTCGACGAGGTCTTCCTGCACCTCACGAAGGAGCACGCATGA
- a CDS encoding PadR family transcriptional regulator translates to MSAIRLLVLGAVRQHGRAHGYQVRNDLEYWGAHEWSNAKPGSIYHALKQMAKQGVLLAHEIAPSTAGGPPRTEYELTEAGRAEYFRLLREALVSYDQKMDVMSAALGMIVDLERTEAVDLLRQRITAIEAWRSAVTEHYVPEEGPEKLGHIGEIMNFWIHTADAGAEWTRGLIGRIESGAYVFAGEGEPFVGVLADGQENPYATTDPD, encoded by the coding sequence ATGTCAGCAATCCGTCTGCTCGTACTCGGAGCGGTCCGCCAGCACGGGCGCGCACACGGCTACCAGGTCCGCAACGACCTGGAGTACTGGGGCGCGCACGAGTGGTCCAACGCCAAGCCGGGGTCGATCTACCACGCCCTGAAGCAGATGGCGAAGCAGGGCGTGCTGCTGGCGCACGAGATCGCTCCGAGTACGGCAGGCGGCCCGCCGCGCACCGAGTACGAGCTGACGGAGGCGGGCCGCGCGGAGTACTTCCGCCTCCTCCGCGAGGCCCTGGTCTCCTACGACCAGAAAATGGACGTGATGTCGGCGGCGCTCGGCATGATCGTCGACCTGGAGCGCACGGAGGCCGTCGACCTCCTCCGGCAGCGGATCACCGCCATCGAGGCCTGGCGCTCGGCGGTCACCGAGCACTACGTGCCCGAGGAGGGCCCGGAGAAGCTCGGCCACATCGGCGAGATCATGAACTTCTGGATCCATACGGCGGACGCCGGGGCCGAGTGGACGCGCGGCCTGATCGGGCGCATCGAGTCCGGCGCGTACGTCTTCGCGGGCGAGGGCGAGCCCTTCGTCGGGGTCCTGGCGGACGGCCAGGAGAACCCGTACGCGACGACCGATCCCGACTAA
- a CDS encoding DinB family protein, protein MVTHVSSEARGDERGALLSFVEAQRGAIRRSVLGLTEEQAASRPSASELSVSGLVKHVAETELNWLRMAQQKPNERVRTQETWGDSFRLVDDETIPQLLAFWAEVAAETEEFIRSVPSLDGTFPLPEAPWFPKDGEVSYRWLMLHLIEETARHAGHADIVRESLDGKTAFELVDAERLM, encoded by the coding sequence ATGGTCACCCACGTCAGTTCTGAGGCCCGCGGCGACGAGCGCGGAGCGCTCCTGTCCTTCGTGGAAGCCCAGCGCGGCGCGATCCGGCGCTCGGTCCTCGGCCTCACGGAGGAGCAGGCGGCGAGCCGCCCCAGCGCCAGCGAGCTCTCGGTCTCCGGGCTGGTGAAGCACGTCGCGGAGACGGAGCTCAACTGGCTGCGCATGGCGCAGCAGAAGCCCAACGAGCGCGTCCGCACCCAGGAGACCTGGGGCGACAGCTTCCGCCTGGTGGACGACGAGACGATCCCGCAACTGCTGGCCTTCTGGGCCGAAGTCGCCGCGGAGACCGAGGAGTTCATCCGCTCGGTGCCCAGCCTGGACGGCACCTTCCCGCTGCCCGAGGCGCCGTGGTTCCCGAAGGACGGCGAGGTCTCGTACCGCTGGCTGATGCTGCACCTGATCGAGGAGACCGCCCGGCACGCGGGCCACGCCGACATCGTCCGGGAGTCGCTGGACGGGAAGACCGCTTTCGAGCTGGTTGACGCGGAGCGCCTAATGTGA
- a CDS encoding ABC transporter permease, which yields MVVLAGLRTRWTTLVGSFVALALGVGLIATTALGLAAALDPPVRQPEGFAASPVVVMGTDTLTVGRKTQKLFHPQPVDKELVRELRTLGPVQGGGNAVGVDAPADRVRAMVGHRAQVLTGDARRRADPAAARDEEAVVTVVSVLGTSGGVAAFVSVFVVASTFAFSVALRRREFGLLRTAGATPGQVRRLVMAEAGVVGVVAAAAGCALGEWCAPLLARRLVGAGMAPEWFAIGEQTWPLQLAFWTGLLVAMTGAWTASRRAGRIGPVEALREASVDEGVMPWSRKAIGAALLAGGIGLIGWTLASDPSELLHRKTYMTQPMVLITGAALLTPLVVGRVARALRLPGAVGMLVRENTAASVRRTAAIAAPVLMTVALAGTVMGATATKAEAKAAEARARTHAQLIVTGEDLKVPSHAIRGATLTPSASTGVFTLEDGVALVKSEARAVPPGTFPDLDDHSIVVNEEWAQHNLGERVTLWLGDGRKTSLRIVGVQPIGTGDNGAYVTPANGGPAPVDRIEVTLRPGADRAAVTAELRKATGGEVRTKEEWLRATHPRTNAQTRLGLWVVLGIALLYTAIGLANTLVMAGSVRKEELRSLGLAGATRTQVLRVTAGEAVLAVGIGAVLGAAVTALNLAGVTAALSRLSAPTTVVVPWQEMTGAAGVCATIALLMSLLTRFGSRRAERGARLRSRRATSAPRPAPSSPHRAKSSPSGD from the coding sequence ATGGTCGTCCTTGCAGGACTTCGGACGCGGTGGACGACGCTGGTGGGGAGCTTCGTCGCGCTCGCGCTGGGGGTAGGCCTGATCGCGACGACGGCGCTGGGTCTGGCGGCGGCGCTGGATCCTCCCGTACGGCAGCCGGAGGGGTTCGCGGCGTCGCCGGTCGTGGTGATGGGGACGGACACGCTCACGGTGGGCCGCAAGACGCAGAAGCTTTTTCATCCACAGCCTGTGGACAAAGAACTGGTGCGCGAACTTCGCACGCTGGGACCGGTGCAGGGCGGCGGCAACGCGGTCGGTGTGGACGCCCCGGCCGACCGGGTCCGGGCGATGGTCGGCCATCGTGCACAGGTCCTCACCGGGGATGCGCGCCGCCGCGCCGATCCGGCCGCGGCCCGCGACGAGGAGGCCGTGGTGACAGTGGTCTCGGTGCTGGGGACGTCGGGCGGGGTCGCGGCCTTCGTCTCGGTGTTCGTGGTCGCGTCGACCTTCGCCTTCTCGGTGGCGCTGCGCAGGCGGGAGTTCGGGCTGCTGAGGACGGCGGGGGCGACGCCGGGGCAGGTGCGGCGGCTGGTGATGGCTGAGGCGGGAGTGGTGGGTGTGGTCGCTGCGGCGGCGGGCTGCGCACTGGGGGAGTGGTGCGCTCCGCTGCTGGCGCGACGGCTGGTGGGGGCCGGGATGGCGCCGGAGTGGTTCGCGATCGGCGAGCAGACCTGGCCGCTCCAACTGGCGTTCTGGACAGGCCTGTTGGTCGCGATGACGGGTGCGTGGACGGCCTCGCGAAGGGCGGGCCGGATCGGCCCGGTGGAGGCGCTGAGGGAGGCGTCGGTGGACGAGGGGGTGATGCCGTGGAGCCGGAAGGCGATCGGGGCCGCGCTGCTGGCGGGCGGAATCGGCCTGATCGGCTGGACCCTGGCGAGCGACCCGTCGGAACTGCTGCACCGCAAGACGTACATGACGCAGCCCATGGTCCTGATCACGGGAGCGGCGCTGCTGACACCCCTGGTGGTGGGGCGGGTTGCGCGGGCGCTGCGGCTGCCGGGGGCGGTCGGGATGCTCGTACGGGAGAACACGGCGGCGTCCGTACGCAGAACGGCGGCCATCGCGGCGCCGGTGCTGATGACGGTGGCCCTCGCCGGGACGGTGATGGGGGCGACGGCGACGAAGGCGGAGGCGAAGGCGGCGGAAGCGAGGGCCCGTACGCACGCCCAACTGATCGTGACGGGCGAGGACTTGAAGGTCCCGTCACACGCCATCCGCGGAGCAACCCTCACGCCCTCCGCATCAACGGGAGTGTTCACGCTGGAGGACGGCGTAGCTCTGGTGAAGTCGGAGGCAAGAGCAGTGCCGCCGGGCACCTTCCCCGACCTGGACGACCACTCGATCGTGGTCAACGAGGAGTGGGCACAGCACAACCTGGGCGAGCGGGTCACGCTCTGGCTCGGGGACGGCCGCAAGACGTCGCTGCGGATCGTAGGGGTCCAGCCGATCGGCACGGGCGACAACGGCGCGTACGTCACGCCGGCGAACGGGGGCCCGGCGCCGGTGGACCGCATAGAGGTGACGCTGCGCCCGGGGGCGGACAGGGCGGCGGTGACGGCGGAGCTGCGGAAGGCGACGGGCGGAGAGGTGAGGACGAAGGAGGAGTGGCTCCGGGCAACGCACCCGCGCACGAACGCCCAGACACGCCTGGGCCTGTGGGTGGTCCTTGGGATCGCGCTGCTCTACACGGCGATCGGCCTGGCGAACACGCTGGTGATGGCGGGTTCGGTACGCAAGGAGGAGCTGAGGTCGCTGGGCCTGGCCGGTGCGACGAGGACCCAGGTCCTGCGCGTGACGGCGGGCGAGGCGGTCCTGGCGGTGGGTATCGGGGCGGTGCTCGGGGCGGCGGTGACAGCACTGAACCTGGCGGGCGTGACGGCAGCCCTCTCCCGCCTGTCGGCACCCACGACGGTGGTGGTGCCGTGGCAGGAGATGACGGGAGCGGCGGGGGTGTGCGCAACGATCGCGCTCCTGATGTCCTTGCTCACGCGCTTCGGCAGCCGCCGGGCAGAACGCGGCGCGCGCCTGCGTTCTCGCCGGGCAACATCCGCGCCCCGACCCGCACCATCAAGCCCACACCGGGCAAAATCAAGCCCCTCCGGCGATTGA